From the Rhizomicrobium palustre genome, the window CCAACTGCGCGAAAGACCCGGTCGTCAAGGCGCGTACCGCCGCGAATGGTTCTTTTGATCTCACTCTGGCGGAGCGTCAGGGTACAGGCGGCTTGTCCGGTGCGGGTAACAAGAACCTCACGCCTGAACGGTCTGACACCTGGACCGTCGGCGCGGTGTTCAATCACGACTTCGGTAGCGCTGGTGCACTCGAATTCTCGGTCGATTACTTCAACATCGACATCGAGAACGTGATCACCACGGTTGGCCGCCAGCAGGCGATCAATCAGTGCTATGAGGCTGCGAGCTACCCGAACACGTTCTGCACTCTGTTCACGCGTAAGGCGACCGGCCCGACCAATCTCCAGGGCGCGATCACTGCGGTCAACACCGGCTACTTCAATCAGGGTTATCTGAAGGAAGGCGGCTTCGACTTCGCGATCAACTACAATGTCGATCTGAACGAATTCGATTGGCTGAAGAGCGCCCTTGGCGGCGTGGATGTCGGTCAGATCAATTCCCGCTTGAACTGGACCTACACCAATAACTACTCCGATCAGTCCTTTGGTACGGTCACCAACGACAATGGCTTCATCGGCGCCCCCAAGCACAAGGCACAGCTCGGTTTCATTTATGAGAACGGCCCTGTGACCCTGCAGTGGGAAACCGACTTCCAGAGCCGCGTCTATGTTGCCCCGGGCGAGCTCACCTCGATCCGTCCGTACTACCTGCACAACCTCTCGGGTTCCTATCAGATTACCGAGCAAGTGCAGCTCTTCGGCGGTATCAACAACCTCCTCAACATCCGCGCTCCGTTCGTCCCGAACGCCTACGCGACCACCGGCACGACCACCTCTGCCGATGTGTATGATGCGATCGGCCGCCGCTTCTTCGTCGGCGCCCGTCTCAAGATGTAATCGGTTGTGGATTTCTGAAATCAGCGGCGGGCCAAAAGCCCGCCGCTTTTTTTGTGCGGCCGGTGAGAACGATACTGACAGCGAAGCGAAAAAACGCTGCTATCAGGCCGTTTCTTGCGTGTTGTCGATGATGGTTTTGAGCTTGGCGAGCACAGCTTGGCCGGCTTCGGTCAGATAGACGAGGCGGCGGCGGCCGTCTGTCGGATGGCGCACCGTTTCGAGAAGGGCGCCTTGATCGGGCTGGGCGAGGGCGTCGACGGTCCGCGAGACCATGGATTCGCCGAGCCCGCAGGCAAAGACGAGGTCCTTGATGGAGAGGCCCTCATTTTCACAGACGGATAGAAATACAATAACGCTCTCCAGCCGGAGAGCAGGGCAGGTCGTGGATAGCGCGTTAATCGCTTGTCGCAGCCGCGTGGCGGCACAAGGGTTGTTCTCTTCCACCGGTCAAGGTCTCATCCGACCTTGGTCTGGCGTACGCCTACGGGGCGCAGCCGCTGGGGGCCCGATACGACATTGCCGCTGTCGGGACGACGCTCGCGCCTTTCGCGAATGATCATCTCGGCATTGGGATATTCGCTCTTCAGGCTTTCGACGAAGCGCGCGAGCTTGTTCTGGTGCTCCGCAGCCTCCACGAAATCCTCCGCCGAGATGTCGATGGTGATCTGGGCCCGAAGTCTCATCAGTCTGCGCCTCCACCGCGCAACGATCTCATAACTGCATATGTAGTGAGCAATTTTGTAAATGCTGCTCTCACAGCTCGGAGTTTGATATACAAAATTGCCAGTACGTCTCTGTGTAAACCACATACCTCAGCGCTACGAGTTCAAATTTCCTTTACTGCAGACGGCCTGAGGTAGTTATTTTCTCGGAAAACGCGAATTCCTTGTGTAGAATTGTAGAAGACATCTAATTCGCTCGAGTTTCCTCGCAATTATCTACAGACAAAGTGTGGAGAAATTGCCGAAATTCTGGTCAGGCTTGATCAATGTTGTGTCAGCCACCAGCGGCGGGGATTGTCCGAAGGCTGTGCGACTCAAATCCGCCGCGCTTGTCGTAACGCCCGTTTGCGTTTATTCCTGCCCCACCCTTTGGACACATAACTCCATGCCTCTGCTGCGATTTATCCCGGAAGCCACCAATATCAACTTCATTGGCGCGCGCTATGTCGCCTTTGCCATTGATGGGCTGCTGCTGCTGGCTGCGGTCGTTTCGATCGCCTGGCATGGTTTTAACCTGGGTTTGGACTTCACTGGTGGTGTCCAGGTGCAGGCCAAAGCGCCCTATACGATCTCGACCGACCAGGCGGGGCAGATCCGCGATCAGATTTCGACCCTGCATTTTAATGATCAGCGGGTTCAGACGGTCAGCGGCGGTGTCTGCGCCACTCCGGCCTATTCCTGCGTCATGATCCGCGTTCAGCCCAAGGCTGGCCAGGATTACAACGCCGCCGCCCAGGCGATCAAAAACAAGCTCGGGCCGAGCTATCAGTTTCCCTCGACCGAGGTGATCAGCGCGGCGGTTTCCGCCGAACTCCTGCATGCCGGTATTCTGGCCTCGATTCTCGCGGTTATCTGTATCGCCCTCTGGGTGGCCTTCCGCTTTGAATGGCAATACGGCATCAGCGCCGCCTTCGCGACCGGCCATGACGTCTTCGTCACCGCAGGGCTTTTCTCGCTGCTGCACCTCGATTTCAACCTGACCTCGATCGCTGCGCTCCTGACCCTCGCAGGCTATTCGATCAACGACACGGTGGTGGTGTTCGACCGTCTGCGCGAGAACCGGCGCAAGTATAAGCGCATGCCGCTCGCCGATCTCATCAACCTCTCGACCAACCAGATGCTGACGCGAACGATCCTGACCTCGGTCTCCACCGCGCTCTCGATCATTCCGCTCTATTTCTTCGTGCCCGCGCTGGAAGAATTCACCGGCTCGATCCTGTTCGGCATTCTGGTCGGCACCTTCTCCTCGATCTACGTCGCTGCCGCGCTGCTGCTCTATCTGCCCAAGCCCGCTGGCGCCATCGAGGACAAGCCGGTGCCCGCGCAGGCCTGATCCTGTCGCTCTGCCAAAAGATAAGGGGCCCGGCGAACCGGGCCCCTTTTTTGTATGCGATGGGTGTAGCGCGCCTAGAAGGGGAACCAGTCCCGCTTCTCGGTGTATTCCTGGTATTGCGCGTTCACGCCTGCGCGCAGGCCGACGCCGGTGCGCATGGGAGCAAGCGTGACGCCACCCGAGCGCATATAGAGAACGCCGATCCCGGCGATGAAATAGTAAGAGCCTTCCACGCCTGGGAAGCGCTGATAGAGGCGCTCTTCGCGCTTCAGGTTATAGACCAGGGTGAAAACCTTGGAGGCATTGCCGCCGACATCGAAGCCGACAGACGGCCCGCGCCAATAGGTTTTCTTCGGCTCATGGTTCTTGCGGATCAGCCAGCCGGAGCCATAGCGCAGGCCCACCACGAAAGC encodes:
- the secF gene encoding protein translocase subunit SecF; protein product: MPLLRFIPEATNINFIGARYVAFAIDGLLLLAAVVSIAWHGFNLGLDFTGGVQVQAKAPYTISTDQAGQIRDQISTLHFNDQRVQTVSGGVCATPAYSCVMIRVQPKAGQDYNAAAQAIKNKLGPSYQFPSTEVISAAVSAELLHAGILASILAVICIALWVAFRFEWQYGISAAFATGHDVFVTAGLFSLLHLDFNLTSIAALLTLAGYSINDTVVVFDRLRENRRKYKRMPLADLINLSTNQMLTRTILTSVSTALSIIPLYFFVPALEEFTGSILFGILVGTFSSIYVAAALLLYLPKPAGAIEDKPVPAQA
- a CDS encoding DUF1134 domain-containing protein → MKRRELILGALASGATGLITVPALADESGDDDTFTENEITRSAADFFGIATESVAKAVQRVFRDQGRPDAYIKGDEGSGAFVVGLRYGSGWLIRKNHEPKKTYWRGPSVGFDVGGNASKVFTLVYNLKREERLYQRFPGVEGSYYFIAGIGVLYMRSGGVTLAPMRTGVGLRAGVNAQYQEYTEKRDWFPF